From Bradyrhizobium sp. NDS-1, the proteins below share one genomic window:
- a CDS encoding TetR/AcrR family transcriptional regulator: MEKGKRAAAMAENRAKLIRAAREAFATQGYAEASMDELTAAVGLTRGALYHNFEDKKGLLWAVVAQIDGEMAERLRVAREQAPTLWEGLLAEGSAYIEMALDPEIQRIMLLDGPAVLGDPSKWPGENACLDITMGAIASLIEQGVVKPVDVEAAGRLLNGAALSAALWVAAADEPKSVLNKAIDAFRELASGLLRKKI, encoded by the coding sequence ATGGAAAAGGGAAAGCGTGCCGCGGCGATGGCGGAAAATCGGGCCAAGCTCATCCGCGCCGCGCGCGAGGCATTTGCCACGCAGGGTTATGCAGAGGCCTCGATGGACGAGCTCACGGCCGCCGTCGGTCTGACGCGGGGCGCGCTGTATCACAATTTCGAAGACAAGAAGGGGCTGCTCTGGGCCGTCGTCGCGCAGATCGACGGCGAAATGGCGGAGCGGCTCCGCGTGGCCCGCGAGCAGGCGCCCACTTTATGGGAGGGTCTTCTCGCAGAGGGCAGCGCCTATATCGAAATGGCGCTCGATCCAGAGATCCAGCGCATCATGCTGCTGGACGGACCCGCCGTGCTCGGTGATCCCTCCAAATGGCCCGGCGAGAACGCCTGTCTCGATATCACGATGGGAGCGATCGCCTCGCTGATCGAACAAGGCGTGGTGAAGCCGGTCGATGTCGAAGCGGCGGGGCGATTGCTGAACGGCGCCGCGCTCAGCGCCGCCTTATGGGTTGCGGCAGCCGACGAACCGAAAAGCGTGCTGAACAAGGCTATCGACGCGTTCCGAGAGTTGGCGAGTGGATTGCTACGCAAGAAGATCTGA
- a CDS encoding GFA family protein yields the protein MMSDTNVRAGQCHCGAVRFEATLSDGFNSIRRCTCSYCRMRGAVIVMVEMGGIKFLKGEDALTSYRFHTGSAQHFFCSRCGIYTHHQRRSDQNSYAVNVACFDGISPFDFLEVPVTDGVNHTNDTGKPTRRAGTLRFIPAD from the coding sequence ATGATGAGCGACACAAACGTCCGGGCTGGTCAGTGCCATTGCGGCGCTGTGCGTTTCGAGGCGACGCTCAGCGACGGCTTCAATTCGATCCGCCGCTGCACCTGCTCTTACTGCCGAATGCGCGGCGCGGTCATCGTCATGGTGGAGATGGGCGGCATCAAGTTCCTGAAGGGCGAGGATGCACTGACGAGCTACCGCTTTCATACCGGATCAGCACAGCATTTTTTCTGTTCCCGCTGCGGCATCTACACGCATCATCAACGTCGATCGGACCAGAATTCGTATGCGGTCAACGTAGCTTGCTTCGACGGGATAAGTCCGTTCGATTTTCTTGAGGTTCCTGTCACGGACGGCGTCAATCATACCAACGACACCGGCAAACCGACGCGCCGCGCAGGCACCCTCCGCTTCATTCCGGCGGACTGA
- the purC gene encoding phosphoribosylaminoimidazolesuccinocarboxamide synthase codes for MSRRRRIYEGKAKVLYEGPEPGTLIQHFKDDATAFNAKKHQVIEGKGVLNNRISEYLFQHLNDIGVPTHFIRRLNMREQLIREVEIVPLEVVVRNVAAGSLSQRLGIEEGTQLPRSIIEFYYKNDQLNDPMVSEEHITAFGWATPQEIDDIMALAIRVNDFLTGLFLGIGIRLVDFKMECGRLFENEMMRIIVADEISPDSCRLWDIKSNEKLDKDRFRRDLGGLLEAYTEVAKRLGILMENERPQGSGPVLVKS; via the coding sequence ATGAGCCGTCGGCGTCGCATTTATGAAGGCAAGGCAAAGGTTCTCTATGAAGGCCCGGAGCCCGGTACCCTGATCCAGCACTTCAAGGACGACGCCACCGCGTTCAATGCGAAGAAGCATCAGGTGATCGAGGGCAAGGGTGTCCTCAACAACCGGATCTCGGAGTACCTGTTTCAGCACCTCAACGACATCGGGGTGCCGACCCACTTCATTCGCCGCCTCAACATGCGCGAGCAGCTGATTCGTGAGGTCGAGATCGTGCCGCTGGAGGTAGTGGTGCGGAACGTCGCTGCCGGCTCGCTGTCGCAGCGCCTCGGCATCGAGGAGGGCACGCAGCTGCCCCGTTCAATCATCGAATTCTACTACAAGAACGACCAGCTCAACGACCCCATGGTGTCGGAAGAGCACATCACCGCCTTCGGCTGGGCGACGCCCCAGGAGATCGACGACATCATGGCGCTCGCCATCCGTGTCAACGACTTCCTCACCGGCCTCTTCCTCGGCATCGGCATCCGCCTCGTCGACTTCAAGATGGAGTGCGGTCGCCTGTTCGAGAATGAGATGATGCGCATCATCGTCGCCGACGAGATCTCGCCGGATAGCTGCCGTCTGTGGGACATCAAGTCCAACGAGAAGCTCGACAAGGACCGCTTCCGCAGGGATCTCGGCGGCCTGCTCGAGGCCTATACTGAAGTTGCAAAACGCCTCGGCATCCTCATGGAGAACGAGCGTCCGCAGGGCTCAGGCCCGGTGCTGGTGAAGAGCTGA
- the purQ gene encoding phosphoribosylformylglycinamidine synthase subunit PurQ has protein sequence MKAAILVFPGINRERDMARALRLISGSEPAMVWHAETALPAGTDLVVVPGGFSYGDYLRCGAIAARAPVMDAVRDYAAKGGLVLGVCNGFQILCESGLLPGVLMRNARLKFICHDVHLRVERSDTPFTRGYNAGQVIRVPVAHGEGNYEADEETIKRLEGEGRVLYRYCSAEGVVDEAHNINGAAHSIAGIVNDKGNVLGMMPHPENHVEDIMGCTDGRGLFAGLTAHLEKAA, from the coding sequence ATGAAAGCCGCCATCCTCGTCTTTCCCGGAATCAACCGCGAGCGCGACATGGCGCGTGCCTTGAGGCTGATCTCCGGCAGCGAGCCGGCGATGGTCTGGCATGCCGAGACGGCGCTGCCCGCGGGCACGGATCTCGTGGTGGTGCCGGGCGGCTTCTCCTACGGGGACTATTTGCGCTGCGGTGCCATCGCGGCCCGCGCGCCGGTGATGGATGCGGTGCGCGACTATGCGGCCAAGGGCGGCCTCGTGCTCGGCGTCTGCAACGGTTTTCAGATCCTCTGCGAGTCCGGCCTTCTGCCGGGCGTCTTGATGCGCAACGCGCGGCTGAAATTCATCTGCCACGACGTGCATCTGCGCGTCGAGCGTTCCGACACGCCGTTCACCCGCGGCTACAATGCCGGCCAGGTGATCCGCGTGCCGGTCGCTCATGGCGAGGGCAATTACGAGGCGGATGAAGAGACCATCAAGCGGCTCGAAGGCGAGGGGCGGGTGCTCTATCGCTATTGCTCGGCCGAGGGTGTGGTGGACGAAGCCCATAACATCAACGGGGCGGCGCATTCGATCGCCGGCATCGTCAACGACAAGGGCAACGTGCTCGGCATGATGCCGCATCCGGAAAACCACGTCGAAGACATCATGGGCTGCACCGACGGCCGCGGCCTGTTCGCGGGCCTCACGGCGCATCTGGAAAAGGCGGCGTGA
- a CDS encoding DUF1476 domain-containing protein, with product MSEFDKRQEGFEKKYALDEEQKFKAEARRNRLLGLWAAEKLGMSGDAATAYAKEVVAADFEEAGDADVLRKLTADFAAKNVAVTEQAIRAKMSELLAVAAAEVKAGK from the coding sequence ATGAGCGAGTTCGACAAGCGCCAGGAAGGTTTCGAGAAGAAGTATGCCCTCGACGAGGAGCAGAAATTCAAGGCGGAAGCCCGCCGCAACCGGCTGCTCGGGCTGTGGGCGGCCGAAAAGCTCGGCATGTCAGGCGATGCCGCCACCGCCTATGCCAAGGAGGTGGTCGCGGCCGATTTCGAGGAGGCCGGCGATGCCGACGTCCTGCGTAAGCTCACGGCCGATTTTGCCGCCAAGAACGTCGCTGTCACCGAACAGGCGATTCGCGCCAAGATGAGCGAGCTGCTCGCGGTGGCAGCCGCCGAGGTGAAGGCGGGAAAATAA
- a CDS encoding tripartite tricarboxylate transporter substrate binding protein BugD has translation MISFVAKRALAAIAALTLASFSLATSALAQDYPKRPITMIVPFAAGGTSDVIARAVAEQMGIALGQTIVIENVARAGGSTALARASRAEPDGYTIAIGNAGTNAATYTIYPKLPFTPESFVPIAMVAKTFGIIAVRKDFPAKDLREFIAYAKANPGKINLGHAGVGSSNYLICKSFVTSAGIDAALVGYRGAAPALTDAVGGQIDGVCDAAASVSQSINDKLVKGLVVGSTVRLATLPDLPTSAEAGLPEFEAQGWNGLFAPKGTPPAIIARLNAAARTAVETDAVKKRFADLSTVAPDAGEHAPELLQQLVTRDVEKYRKMLADDAK, from the coding sequence GTGATCTCGTTCGTGGCGAAGCGGGCGCTCGCGGCGATCGCGGCGCTGACGCTTGCGTCATTTTCGCTCGCAACCAGCGCTCTCGCGCAGGATTACCCCAAGCGTCCGATCACCATGATCGTGCCGTTCGCGGCCGGCGGCACCTCGGACGTGATCGCGCGCGCGGTGGCCGAGCAGATGGGCATCGCGCTCGGCCAGACCATCGTGATCGAGAACGTTGCGAGGGCCGGCGGATCGACCGCGCTGGCGCGCGCCTCCCGCGCCGAGCCCGACGGCTACACCATCGCGATCGGCAATGCCGGCACCAATGCTGCGACCTACACGATCTATCCAAAGCTGCCGTTCACGCCGGAGTCCTTCGTGCCGATCGCCATGGTGGCGAAGACGTTCGGCATCATCGCCGTGCGCAAGGATTTTCCGGCGAAGGACCTGAGAGAGTTCATCGCCTACGCCAAGGCAAATCCCGGCAAGATCAATCTCGGCCATGCCGGCGTCGGTTCCTCGAACTATTTGATCTGCAAGAGCTTCGTCACGTCAGCCGGGATCGACGCGGCGTTGGTCGGCTATCGCGGCGCAGCGCCCGCGCTGACCGATGCGGTCGGCGGCCAGATCGACGGCGTCTGCGATGCGGCCGCATCCGTCTCGCAGTCGATCAACGACAAGCTGGTGAAGGGGCTCGTGGTCGGCTCGACCGTGCGCCTCGCCACGCTGCCGGATCTACCGACCTCCGCGGAGGCCGGCCTGCCTGAGTTCGAGGCACAGGGCTGGAATGGCCTGTTCGCGCCGAAGGGGACGCCGCCGGCGATCATCGCCAGGCTCAACGCCGCCGCGCGCACGGCCGTGGAAACCGACGCGGTGAAGAAGCGCTTTGCCGATCTTTCGACCGTCGCGCCCGATGCAGGCGAGCATGCGCCGGAGCTGCTGCAGCAACTCGTGACGCGCGACGTCGAGAAGTACCGGAAGATGCTGGCGGACGACGCCAAGTAG
- the purS gene encoding phosphoribosylformylglycinamidine synthase subunit PurS, which produces MKARVTVTLKTGILDPQGKAIEGALKSLGVDGVASVRQGKVFDIELAGADKAKAEAALKDAADKLLANTVIENYRVEIV; this is translated from the coding sequence GTGAAGGCACGTGTTACCGTTACCTTGAAGACGGGCATCCTCGATCCCCAAGGCAAGGCCATCGAAGGCGCACTGAAGTCGCTCGGCGTCGATGGCGTCGCCAGCGTCCGCCAGGGCAAGGTGTTCGATATCGAGCTCGCCGGCGCCGACAAGGCCAAGGCGGAAGCGGCGCTGAAGGATGCCGCAGACAAGCTGCTGGCGAATACCGTGATCGAGAATTATCGGGTTGAGATCGTTTAG
- a CDS encoding magnesium and cobalt transport protein CorA has product MNVPSLPTSPSEPVPTDGVVAAGAYVDGRRVANIAISEASSWRTKPGHVVWIGLHEPDMALLGAVQKQFDLHDLAIEDANHAHQRPKIEQYGEALFIVARTAQLIEGRIAFGETHIFVGEGYLVSVRHGASTSYTPVRERCESCPRALARGEDYILYAILDFIVDNYSPVLESIHDEIEGIEDDVLSKPISKAQIERLYMLRRDLLRLRTAIGPLVEVCRRLEHDELSMVRKAMQPLFRDVTDHVRNIQERIDSMREVLAFAFEASLLVGQAQETAVSKKLASWLAIIAVPTALAGIYGMNFKHMPELEWEYGYFMLLGVMLTACTTLYWRFRSVGWL; this is encoded by the coding sequence ATGAACGTCCCGTCGCTGCCCACATCCCCGTCCGAACCGGTGCCTACCGATGGTGTCGTCGCCGCCGGTGCCTATGTCGACGGCCGGCGCGTCGCCAACATCGCCATCAGCGAGGCCTCGAGCTGGCGGACCAAGCCCGGCCACGTGGTCTGGATCGGCTTGCACGAGCCGGACATGGCGCTGCTCGGCGCGGTGCAGAAGCAGTTCGACCTGCACGATCTCGCGATCGAGGACGCCAACCACGCCCATCAGCGGCCGAAGATCGAGCAATATGGCGAGGCCCTGTTCATCGTCGCGCGGACCGCGCAACTGATCGAGGGCCGGATCGCCTTCGGCGAGACGCATATTTTCGTCGGCGAAGGTTATCTGGTCTCGGTGCGCCACGGCGCTTCGACGTCCTACACGCCGGTGCGCGAACGCTGCGAGAGCTGCCCGCGGGCGCTCGCGCGCGGCGAAGACTACATCCTCTACGCCATCCTCGATTTCATCGTCGACAATTACTCGCCCGTGCTCGAAAGCATTCACGACGAGATCGAGGGCATCGAGGACGACGTGCTCTCCAAGCCGATCAGCAAGGCGCAGATCGAGCGGCTCTACATGCTGCGCCGCGACCTGTTGCGGCTCAGGACCGCGATCGGCCCGCTGGTGGAGGTCTGCCGCCGGCTGGAGCATGACGAGCTGTCGATGGTGCGGAAGGCCATGCAGCCGCTGTTTCGCGACGTCACCGACCACGTCCGGAACATCCAGGAGCGCATCGATTCCATGCGCGAGGTGCTGGCCTTCGCCTTCGAGGCGAGCCTGCTGGTCGGCCAGGCGCAGGAGACGGCGGTGTCGAAGAAGCTCGCGTCCTGGCTCGCGATCATCGCGGTCCCGACCGCGCTCGCAGGCATCTACGGCATGAACTTCAAGCACATGCCGGAGCTGGAATGGGAGTACGGCTATTTCATGCTGCTCGGCGTGATGCTGACGGCGTGCACGACGCTGTACTGGCGTTTTCGCAGCGTCGGATGGCTGTGA
- a CDS encoding PaaI family thioesterase encodes MHELTKAPPPRRPDLHVATEGEFLGWRTWIRDSFEAHVGPFWHRIEADGSVRSAFRVEKKHLNGSGNVHGGCYMAFADYSLFAIATHVLDSRAVTTNFSCEFLDAAREGELIECTGEVSRAGGSLIFLRGQMMSGERLLLTFSGTIKRMKRKALPQPNA; translated from the coding sequence TTGCACGAATTGACCAAAGCACCCCCGCCCCGCCGCCCCGACCTCCACGTCGCCACTGAGGGCGAATTTCTGGGCTGGCGGACCTGGATTCGCGACAGTTTTGAGGCCCATGTCGGCCCCTTCTGGCACCGGATCGAGGCAGACGGCAGCGTCCGCAGCGCCTTCCGGGTGGAGAAGAAGCACCTCAACGGCTCGGGCAACGTCCATGGCGGCTGCTACATGGCCTTTGCCGACTACTCCCTGTTTGCGATCGCCACCCATGTCCTGGACAGCCGGGCCGTGACCACCAATTTTTCCTGCGAGTTCCTCGACGCGGCACGGGAGGGCGAGCTGATCGAATGCACCGGCGAAGTGAGCCGGGCCGGCGGTTCGCTGATCTTCCTGCGCGGCCAGATGATGTCCGGCGAACGGCTGCTGCTCACCTTTTCCGGCACGATCAAGCGGATGAAGCGGAAGGCGCTCCCTCAGCCAAACGCATAG
- a CDS encoding oxaloacetate decarboxylase — protein sequence MTSQLDKATAFRALHERPGAFVIPNPWDAGTAKLLAAMGFEALATTSLGVANMLGSSGVSLDVILANAREIVDATNLPVSVDLENCGADEPKRAAEAIRRAAEAGAVGGSIEDFSGDRDRPIYDFSLAVERVQAAVEVARALPTPFTLTARAENFLHGRKDIDDTVRRLQAFEAAGADVLYAPGLYDLATIRTVVSSISKPFNHVMGFADPTLTTAQLSAAGVKRISVGGAMSRYALAAFLNCAREMKDKGSFTYVREMAPVGALREAFAAVTPP from the coding sequence ATGACGAGCCAATTGGACAAGGCGACGGCGTTCCGCGCGCTGCACGAGCGGCCTGGCGCCTTCGTCATTCCCAATCCATGGGATGCCGGTACGGCCAAGCTGCTCGCAGCAATGGGATTCGAGGCCCTCGCGACGACGAGCCTCGGAGTTGCCAACATGCTCGGCAGCAGCGGCGTCAGTCTCGATGTCATCCTCGCCAACGCGCGCGAGATCGTCGATGCTACCAACCTTCCGGTGAGCGTCGATCTCGAAAATTGCGGGGCCGATGAGCCGAAACGTGCGGCCGAAGCCATCCGGCGTGCCGCGGAAGCTGGCGCCGTCGGCGGCTCGATCGAGGATTTCAGCGGCGACCGCGATCGCCCCATCTACGACTTTTCCCTCGCCGTCGAGCGGGTCCAGGCCGCTGTGGAAGTGGCGCGTGCGCTGCCAACTCCGTTCACGCTGACGGCTCGGGCCGAGAACTTCCTGCACGGCCGCAAGGACATCGACGACACGGTTCGCCGCCTGCAGGCCTTCGAGGCCGCGGGCGCCGACGTCCTGTATGCGCCCGGCCTGTACGATCTCGCCACGATCCGGACCGTCGTCTCCTCGATCAGTAAGCCGTTCAACCACGTGATGGGCTTTGCCGACCCGACGCTGACAACGGCGCAATTGTCCGCCGCCGGCGTCAAGCGCATCAGCGTCGGCGGCGCCATGTCGCGCTACGCGCTCGCGGCGTTCCTGAACTGCGCGCGTGAGATGAAGGACAAGGGCTCCTTCACCTATGTTCGCGAGATGGCTCCGGTCGGCGCGCTGCGCGAGGCCTTCGCCGCGGTCACTCCTCCCTGA
- a CDS encoding DMT family transporter, translating into MPQSTSEARRATAAAPLSPIAATGARNWRDYALLLALACCWSSTYPLTKLALPTIPPITFISARSLIAAAFLFAILWMRGIRIPTDARAWKLFATQQLINSTFPFLIITWSQQYVPASNTVVLASTTPIFAFLITSLITRHEPATLLKLAGAILGLAGTVAIVGLDALRGFGSEIVAEIAILLATISFACATIFGLRLSEYDPMVVAAGSLLFGGLILLPPSLLIDQPWTLHPTPTAIVATIVMGIVSSALGLMLFYVCLGRLGTLTTNAQGYLRIPIGVGLSVLLLGESVPSNLALGLLLVMAGVAAMTVPAERLKRR; encoded by the coding sequence GTGCCGCAGAGCACATCGGAGGCGAGGCGCGCGACAGCCGCCGCACCACTGTCGCCCATCGCCGCAACCGGCGCGCGCAACTGGCGCGACTATGCGTTGCTGCTGGCGCTCGCCTGCTGCTGGAGCTCGACCTATCCGCTGACCAAGCTCGCGCTTCCCACGATCCCGCCCATCACCTTCATTTCGGCGCGCTCACTGATCGCGGCCGCCTTCCTGTTCGCGATCCTGTGGATGCGCGGCATCAGGATTCCCACCGACGCGAGGGCCTGGAAGCTGTTCGCCACCCAGCAATTGATCAACTCGACCTTTCCATTCCTGATCATCACCTGGTCGCAGCAATATGTGCCGGCGTCGAACACGGTTGTGCTGGCCTCGACGACGCCGATCTTCGCCTTCCTGATCACCTCGCTGATCACGCGGCACGAGCCGGCGACGCTGCTCAAGCTCGCCGGCGCGATTTTGGGACTCGCCGGCACCGTCGCCATCGTCGGGCTCGATGCGCTGCGCGGCTTCGGCAGCGAGATCGTCGCGGAGATTGCGATCCTGCTCGCCACGATCTCCTTTGCCTGCGCGACGATCTTCGGTCTTCGCCTGTCGGAATACGACCCGATGGTGGTGGCGGCCGGCTCGCTGCTGTTCGGCGGCCTCATCCTGCTGCCGCCCTCGCTGCTCATCGACCAGCCCTGGACGCTGCATCCGACGCCGACGGCGATCGTCGCCACCATCGTCATGGGCATCGTCTCGAGCGCGCTGGGCCTGATGCTGTTCTACGTCTGCCTCGGCCGGCTCGGCACGCTGACCACCAACGCGCAAGGATACTTGCGCATCCCGATCGGCGTGGGTCTATCGGTGCTGCTGCTCGGCGAGAGCGTGCCGTCGAACCTCGCGCTGGGACTGTTGCTGGTGATGGCCGGCGTTGCCGCGATGACGGTGCCGGCGGAGCGGCTGAAGCGGCGCTAG
- a CDS encoding RidA family protein, which produces MLQRQAIFPANRHALYQAHRYSAAIRSGDLLFVSGQVGSREDGSPEPVFEDQVRRAFANLRAVLAAAGCTLDDVVDVTTFHTDPANQIETVMAVRTAEIGEAPYPNWTAVGVNWLAGFDFEIKVIARVPSATQ; this is translated from the coding sequence ATGCTCCAGCGTCAGGCCATTTTCCCTGCCAACCGCCATGCGTTGTACCAAGCGCATCGCTATTCCGCCGCGATCCGATCCGGCGACCTCCTGTTCGTCTCAGGGCAGGTCGGCAGTCGCGAGGACGGCTCGCCCGAGCCTGTGTTCGAGGACCAGGTGCGACGCGCGTTTGCCAATCTGCGCGCCGTGCTCGCGGCGGCCGGATGCACATTGGACGATGTGGTGGACGTCACCACCTTCCACACCGATCCTGCGAACCAGATCGAGACGGTGATGGCGGTCCGCACAGCCGAGATCGGTGAAGCTCCCTATCCGAACTGGACCGCAGTCGGCGTGAACTGGCTGGCGGGCTTCGACTTCGAGATCAAGGTCATCGCCCGCGTCCCTTCAGCAACTCAGTAG
- a CDS encoding LysR family transcriptional regulator: MDSDALNTFLTVHRRGGISNAAKFLHRSQPAISRRIALLEQELGVPLFERAAGRTRLSDAGRVLIPYAERAVAAAQDAEQAIRALTKQNAGPVSLAVTGTLADGRLSTIMKRFAREYPAVTLTLRTATSAEVSDLIRRGEATIGLRYNVDRAGDLACELVLTEALQVVCAPEHPLAGKRVKRLAELRGERWIAFPETRGRREIAAAHVFALFLTQGLGEVEWTAVDSLTARKRLVEAGFGLALLARSHVAEELRAASIATIIVGDLAADQDTVLVTRRDGFLSAAAERLLDTIRRNYAGRHVSVSKYARKRSPARKVVARRRLV; encoded by the coding sequence ATGGACAGTGACGCCCTCAACACCTTCCTGACGGTTCATCGCAGGGGCGGGATCTCGAATGCCGCGAAATTCCTGCACCGCTCGCAGCCGGCGATTTCGCGCCGCATTGCGCTGCTTGAGCAGGAGCTTGGCGTGCCCCTGTTCGAGCGGGCGGCGGGCCGCACCCGGCTCAGCGATGCCGGGCGCGTGCTGATCCCCTATGCCGAGCGGGCGGTCGCCGCGGCGCAGGACGCCGAACAGGCCATACGCGCTTTGACCAAGCAGAATGCGGGGCCGGTTTCGTTGGCGGTGACCGGCACGCTCGCCGATGGCCGGCTGTCGACCATCATGAAGCGGTTTGCCAGGGAATATCCCGCCGTCACGCTAACCTTGCGGACGGCGACCAGCGCGGAGGTCAGCGATCTCATCCGGCGCGGCGAGGCCACGATCGGCCTGCGCTACAACGTCGACCGCGCCGGCGATCTCGCCTGCGAGCTGGTGCTGACCGAGGCGTTACAGGTCGTTTGTGCGCCCGAACATCCGCTGGCCGGCAAGCGGGTGAAGCGGCTCGCCGAGCTTCGCGGTGAACGCTGGATCGCATTCCCGGAAACGCGCGGCCGCCGCGAGATCGCCGCAGCCCATGTGTTCGCTCTGTTTCTCACGCAAGGGCTCGGCGAGGTCGAATGGACGGCAGTCGACAGCCTCACCGCGCGGAAGCGCCTCGTGGAGGCCGGCTTCGGTCTCGCGCTATTGGCGAGAAGCCATGTGGCAGAGGAGTTGCGCGCGGCATCGATCGCGACGATCATCGTCGGCGATCTTGCCGCGGATCAGGACACCGTCCTCGTGACCCGTCGCGACGGCTTTCTGAGCGCTGCCGCCGAGCGCCTGCTCGACACCATCCGCCGCAACTATGCCGGGCGGCATGTCTCGGTCTCAAAGTACGCCAGAAAAAGATCGCCGGCGCGCAAGGTTGTTGCGCGCCGGCGGCTCGTCTGA